ATGGAGTTCCCCGGCACCGATCCGGCGGTCCGGGCCCGGCTGGAGGAGGAGCTGGCGCAGGCCGGCCCGTACGTGCTGCACGGGCGACTTGCCGAGCTGGACCCGGCGGCGGCCGAGGCGATCCTGACCAGCAACGGGCGGCGGATCGTCCGGGCGCTGGAGGTCATCGAGATCACCGGGCAGCCGTTCACCGCCAACCTGCCGAGCAACACGGCCGTCTACGACGCGGTGCAGATCGGCGTCGCGGTGCCGCGCCCCGAACTGGACGAGCGGATCACGCTGCGGGTGGACCGGATGTGGGAGGCCGGACTGCTCGACGAGGTGCGGGAGCTGGAGAAGCTCGGGCTGCGCGAGGGGAAGACCGCCTCCCGGGCGCTCGGCTACCAGCAAGTGCTGGACCACTTCGCCGGTGAGTGCACGGAGGACGAGGCGCGGGCCGAGACCGTCCGGGCCACCAAGCGCTTCGCCCGCCGCCAGGAGTCCTGGTTCCGCCGGGACGACCGGATCCACTGGCTCTCCCGGCCGGCCGGCACCGACCCGGTCGAGCTGCTGGAACGTTCCCTCGAACTGATCCGAGGAACCGGCCCGAGCTGATCGACCGTCAGCAGGCCGGGCGCCGTGGGCGGGATCCGGCCAATCCGGCGGTGCACCTGCGCACGCAGGTGGGCGTGCAGGACCAACCGGCGGTCACGGCCCGATCACGTGATGGCCACGGATCACCCGACGACGCCGGTCAGGCCCTGAACGCCCCTCTGGACATGCCATCATCGATGTCATGAGGGTCGACCCGACTGGGCCGACCGTACCGGCCGCGAGTCCGCTCGTGTCGAACTGTCAGGGGAGGCCGCGTGTCGACGGGTACCGGCCCCGAGCCCGGCCAGAGCGGGAGCGTCACCGCACCGGCCGACGAGTTCGACGAGTCCACGCTCGGCGACCTGCCCGTGCTGGCCGGACTGGACGCGCCCACCTCGTACGCGGTCGCGCTGCCGACCCTGGACACCCGCAGCCCCGCGGGCGCGGTGCACGAGCGGGAGATCCGTCCGCGTCGCCGCCTCCGGTGGTGGCAGACGCTGCCGATCGCACTGCTGGGCACGCTCGGCTCGCTGATGTTCGCCTTCCCGCTCGCCTTCGGCTCGGCCGGGGCGCGGGCGACCATGGTCGGGATGCTCGGACTGCTGCTGACCGCCGCCTCCGTCGGCTGGGGCGCGATGGCCGCCCGCCACGCCGGGTACAAGTGGCCGGGCCTGCCGCGCCGGGGCTCCGGACGGCGGGCCGCGTGGAAGGCGATCGCGGTCTACACCCTGATCGCGCTGGCCGCCTGCGCGCTCGCCGTCTGGCGGGTCGCCCACCTGCGGTAGGGCCGTCCGGCGGGGAGCCGCAGCGGCTCAGTACCATCGGGGATGTGAGCGCATCCTCCCCGCAGCCGGCCGGTGTCCGCTTCTCCAAGGGACACGGCACCCAGAACGACTTCGTCATCATCCCGGACCCGGACGGCCTGCTGGCGATCGGCCCGGAGGCCGTCGCCGCGCTGTGCGACCGCCGGGCCGGCATCGGCGGGGACGGGCTGCTGCGGGTGGTGCGTTCGGCCAACGACCCGGCGGCCGCGGACCAGGCCGACCGGGCCGAGTGGTTCATGGACTACCGCAACTCCGACGGCAGCATCGCCGAGATGTGCGGCAACGGCGTCCGGGTCTTCGCCCGCTACCTGGTCGAGGCCGGCCTCGCCAAGGCCGGCGAGCTGGCCGTCGCCACCCGGGCCGGGGTGCGGACGGTGTGGGTCGCCGAGGACGCCGAGGACGGTACGCCCGGCGAGGTGACCGTGGACATGGGGCGCGCGCGGCTGCCCGGGCCGGACGGCATCGAGGTCGCGGTCGGCGAGCGCCGCTGGCCCGCACTGAACGTCAACATGGGCAACCCGCACGCGGTGGCCTTCGTCGAGAGCCTGGACCACGCGGGAGACCTGTTCCGCGCGCCGCTCGTCGGCCCGGAGGGCGCCTACCCGGAGGGCGTCAACGTCGAGTTCGTGGTGGACCGCGGGCCGCGGCACGTCGCCATGCGGGTGTACGAGCGCGGCTCCGGCGAGACCCGCTCCTGCGGCACCGGCACCTGTGCCGTCGCGGTGGCCGCCATCCGCAGGGACGGCGCGGACCCGGCGGTCACCGGCGAGGCCGCCACCTACACCGTGGACGTGCCGGGCGGGCGACTGGTGATCACCGAACACCCCGACGGCCGGGTGGAGAAGACCGGCCCCGCGGTGATCGTGGCCGCCGGCGAGATCGACGCCCGGTGGTGGGCGGAGCTGACCGGTTGACGGCCCGTTTGCCCATTTCGTCCGGCGGTGAATCCCCCCGATCGGGTGATACCGGTCACGGGTGGGAAGCATCGCGTCGCGGAACGTGCTCTCCTCGGTAGCATGGACCACCGGGCCGATCGCCCCTGGGAGGGGTGGCAACGCATCCGGTGACGCTGCCGGGAGGTGCGATGACCATCGACGCCGGGCAGCCCCTGACGGGGCAGCCGACGAGCGCACGGCAAGCCGGGGCCCGGCGGCCCCTCGGCGGACTCGGCCGGGCCGCGCTCGGCCGGGCCGGGCGGGCCGCGTTACTGGCCACCGGCCGGCCGCCCGTGCCGGACGCGCTCGAACCCCTCGTCCGGGTCCACCGCGAGCACCATCCGCAGGCCGACCTCGGCCTGCTCGCGCGGGCGTACCGGCTCGCCGAGGCCAGCCACCGCGGGCAGAAGCGCAAGAGCGGCGAGCCGTACATCACCCACCCGCTGGCCGTCACCATGATCCTGGCCCAACTCGGCGCCGGGACGACCACGTTGGTCGCCTCGCTGCTCCACGACACCGTCGAGGACACCGAGTTGACGCTGGATCAGGTGAGCGCCGGGTTCGGACCCGAAGTCGCCTACCTGGTCGACGGGGTGACGAAACTGGAGAAGGTCGACTTCGGCGCTGCCGCCGAGGCCGAGACCTTCCGCAAGATGCTGGTCGCCACCGGGGACGACGTCCGCGTCATGGTGATCAAGCTCGCCGACCGGCTGCACAACATGCGCACCATCCGGCACATGAAGCCGGCCAGTCAGGTGCGGATCGCCAAGGTCACCCAGGACGTGCTGATCCCGCTGGCCGAACGGCTCGGCATCCAGGTGCTCAAGGCGGAGCTGGAGGACATCGTCTTCGCCACCCTGCACCCCGAGGAGCACGCCCTCACCCGCGCCCTGATGGCCGGTCACGAGGCCGAACCGGACGCCCTGCTGGACCCGTTCGCTCGGCTGCTGGCCCGCCAGCTGGCCGAGACCGGGGTGGCTGCCGAGGTCACCGTCCGGCCCCGGCACTGCGTCTCGCTGCACCGGGTGCTGGTCAAACGGGCCGCCGCGCGCGGCCGGGACGGGCGGCCGCAGGGGCCGCAGCCGGCCGACTTCGGGCGCCTGCTGGTGGTCGTCGAGGAGAACGCCGACTGCTACGCCGTCCTCGGCGAGCTGCACACCTGCTGGACGCCGCTGCCCGGCGAGTTCAAGGACTTCGTCGCCGCCCCCAAGTTCAACCTCTACCAGTCGCTGCACACCGCCGTCGCGCTGGAGGGCGGCGCGGTCGTCGAGGTGCTGGTGCGCACCCGGCGGATGCACGAGGTGGCCGAGACCGGGGTGGTCGCGCTCGGCGACCCCGAGCCGCCCGGAGCCGTCCAGGACACCGACGAGCTGGACCGCACCGACCCGGCCCGGCCCGGCTGGCTCAGCCGGCTGCTGGAGTGGCAGCAGGAGACGCCCGACCCGGACGCCTTCTGGTCCGCGCTCACCGCCGACCTGGCCGGCGACCGCGAGATCACCGTGGTGACGGAGAGCGGTGAAACACTCCAGCTGCGGGCCGGCGCCACCTGCGTGGACGCCGCCTACCTGCTGGGCGAGGAGACCGGCCACCGGTGCATCGGCGCCCGCGTCAACGGCCGGCTCACCGCGCTGTCCACCGTCCTCCAGGACGGCGACCTGCTGGCCGTGCTCACCGAGACCGTGCCCGCCGGGGCCGGGCCGCGCGCCGCCGAGCCCTCCGGGCCCGCGCCCGAGTGGCTGGCACACGTCCGCACCCCGGCCGCCCGGCTGGCCATCGAGCGCTGGCT
The nucleotide sequence above comes from Streptomyces kaniharaensis. Encoded proteins:
- the miaA gene encoding tRNA (adenosine(37)-N6)-dimethylallyltransferase MiaA, translated to MSSSRTVQPRVVSIVGATAAGKSDLAVALARSLGGEVINTDSMQLYRGMDIGTAKLTPAERGGIPHHLLDVWDVTEAASVAEYQRLARAEMDRLLAAGRTPVLVGGSGLYVRAAIDEMEFPGTDPAVRARLEEELAQAGPYVLHGRLAELDPAAAEAILTSNGRRIVRALEVIEITGQPFTANLPSNTAVYDAVQIGVAVPRPELDERITLRVDRMWEAGLLDEVRELEKLGLREGKTASRALGYQQVLDHFAGECTEDEARAETVRATKRFARRQESWFRRDDRIHWLSRPAGTDPVELLERSLELIRGTGPS
- a CDS encoding RelA/SpoT family protein, which encodes MTIDAGQPLTGQPTSARQAGARRPLGGLGRAALGRAGRAALLATGRPPVPDALEPLVRVHREHHPQADLGLLARAYRLAEASHRGQKRKSGEPYITHPLAVTMILAQLGAGTTTLVASLLHDTVEDTELTLDQVSAGFGPEVAYLVDGVTKLEKVDFGAAAEAETFRKMLVATGDDVRVMVIKLADRLHNMRTIRHMKPASQVRIAKVTQDVLIPLAERLGIQVLKAELEDIVFATLHPEEHALTRALMAGHEAEPDALLDPFARLLARQLAETGVAAEVTVRPRHCVSLHRVLVKRAAARGRDGRPQGPQPADFGRLLVVVEENADCYAVLGELHTCWTPLPGEFKDFVAAPKFNLYQSLHTAVALEGGAVVEVLVRTRRMHEVAETGVVALGDPEPPGAVQDTDELDRTDPARPGWLSRLLEWQQETPDPDAFWSALTADLAGDREITVVTESGETLQLRAGATCVDAAYLLGEETGHRCIGARVNGRLTALSTVLQDGDLLAVLTETVPAGAGPRAAEPSGPAPEWLAHVRTPAARLAIERWLADHPARLPVVRTGPSAGQPAPPAHRTAERRAAPVAVAGRPGAPVRLARCCTPVPPDEVAGYPIRGGAVAVHRTGCPAGERMRADGRGELEVCWQPDGTPADGYRATLRAEALNRPRLLADLTAAISAAGVGIVSAEVEPPQELRVRHTYTVELPAPGALPGLMRAMLKVSGVYDVSRPHAPEGGDARQHGGNGGDRPAPGVRPSWGMHGRSAAFTGHRSPGGVRGPSEE
- the dapF gene encoding diaminopimelate epimerase, with the protein product MSASSPQPAGVRFSKGHGTQNDFVIIPDPDGLLAIGPEAVAALCDRRAGIGGDGLLRVVRSANDPAAADQADRAEWFMDYRNSDGSIAEMCGNGVRVFARYLVEAGLAKAGELAVATRAGVRTVWVAEDAEDGTPGEVTVDMGRARLPGPDGIEVAVGERRWPALNVNMGNPHAVAFVESLDHAGDLFRAPLVGPEGAYPEGVNVEFVVDRGPRHVAMRVYERGSGETRSCGTGTCAVAVAAIRRDGADPAVTGEAATYTVDVPGGRLVITEHPDGRVEKTGPAVIVAAGEIDARWWAELTG